One segment of Aquimarina sp. BL5 DNA contains the following:
- the speB gene encoding agmatinase — translation MKKIAIQGIQFDDKSSFQKGPKLAPPIIRETLQCGSLNLCAENGTSIETPSIVDKGDFEIKEYFDIEKITKKHLDSYKKIFTLGGDHSIIFPIIKAYQDTYKKFDILQIDAHSDLYHEYEGDPYSHACPFARIMENGFAARLVQVGIRTLNPHQAAQAKKFNVEIHQMNEYDLSLIPKFENPLYISLDMDGFDPAFAPGVSHHEPGGLSSRQVIDLIQSIETEVIGADIVEYNPTRDFQNMTAFLAAKMMKEILVKMM, via the coding sequence ATGAAAAAAATTGCTATACAAGGGATACAGTTTGATGATAAATCTTCATTTCAAAAAGGTCCAAAACTAGCACCTCCTATTATTAGAGAAACTTTACAATGTGGATCTCTTAATTTGTGTGCAGAAAATGGAACTAGTATTGAAACTCCTAGTATAGTAGATAAAGGTGATTTTGAAATAAAGGAGTACTTTGATATTGAAAAAATCACAAAAAAACATTTAGATTCCTACAAAAAGATTTTTACGTTAGGAGGGGATCACTCTATTATATTCCCTATTATTAAGGCATATCAGGATACATACAAGAAATTTGATATTTTACAGATTGATGCGCATTCAGATCTGTATCATGAGTATGAAGGTGATCCATATTCTCATGCCTGTCCTTTTGCAAGAATTATGGAAAACGGATTTGCTGCCAGGTTAGTACAAGTTGGTATTAGAACATTGAATCCCCATCAAGCAGCTCAAGCAAAAAAATTTAATGTAGAGATTCATCAGATGAATGAATATGATCTGTCATTGATACCAAAATTTGAAAATCCATTATATATTTCTTTGGATATGGATGGGTTTGATCCTGCTTTTGCTCCGGGAGTGTCGCATCATGAACCTGGAGGATTATCTTCACGACAAGTGATTGATTTAATACAAAGTATAGAAACTGAAGTTATTGGAGCGGATATTGTAGAATATAATCCTACTAGGGATTTTCAAAATATGACAGCCTTTTTAGCAGCAAAAATGATGAAGGAAATATTGGTGAAAATGATGTAA
- a CDS encoding pentapeptide repeat-containing protein yields the protein MNDHPIIEENFQDKNFSSQKLPNVEYDNCSFTNCNFTEADISVITFLECTFTDCNFTKVMMKQTAFRDECIFENCKLLGADFSSCNNFMFSIAFKGCKLDYASFYGFQLKNTRFVDCKLVEADFTDAIVTGSSFENCDLSNAVFEQTNAEKVDFSTAVNFDIDPTRNKLKKAKFSEAGLIGLLRKYDLVLK from the coding sequence ATGAACGATCATCCAATCATCGAGGAAAATTTCCAAGATAAAAACTTTTCCAGTCAAAAATTACCAAATGTAGAGTACGATAATTGTAGTTTTACTAATTGTAATTTTACGGAGGCAGACATATCTGTAATAACATTTTTAGAATGCACATTTACAGATTGTAACTTTACAAAGGTAATGATGAAGCAAACAGCGTTTAGAGACGAATGTATTTTTGAAAACTGTAAGTTATTAGGAGCAGATTTTAGTAGTTGTAATAACTTTATGTTTTCTATAGCTTTTAAAGGTTGTAAACTTGATTATGCTTCTTTTTATGGGTTTCAACTAAAAAACACAAGATTTGTTGATTGTAAACTTGTTGAAGCCGATTTTACGGATGCTATAGTAACTGGATCCAGTTTTGAAAATTGTGATTTAAGTAATGCTGTTTTTGAACAAACCAATGCAGAAAAAGTAGACTTTAGTACAGCAGTGAATTTTGATATAGATCCTACTCGAAATAAGCTAAAGAAAGCTAAGTTCTCTGAAGCTGGACTCATTGGTTTATTGAGGAAGTATGATTTGGTTTTAAAATAG
- a CDS encoding translocation/assembly module TamB, which translates to MNKKKKKKYRWLKLLSKIATSILFIFILLILFIRSQWGQDIIVDKLVSYISDKTGTVVNIDKAYITFSGNILLEDVYIEDQKQDTLLFSKKLEASIALMPLIRGKRYHLKSLDWTGVKANIVKTQETASFNFNFIVEAFTSNNDSISQPKDSTQTVPIKIGNIALSDFDVIFLDENSGIDSSFNLGTLEVAVEDFDLESMFFEIDELEFTNSIINYNQTKPIISDTITSDDPLPVIKINALKIQDVKTNYKSIPEKNTLISDLSELIIESGTLDLEKQDFQIDVLTLNNSKISYTDLNKRVNDTVSKAPITFQWPKIKMKADLLSLQNNYIQYIANPNIKNTSGFNPNHIALKSLTLKASDLKLIQETANVDLNKLSFRDRSGFILHNLSSSIRINNTSGLALNDLVIKTNESTIKGGINLNYNSLTELINTPEKIIMNINLNTINVSLKDSYYLQPDIANNPYIDSLAQKNITGSLQLDGKISNLHTEETNLNWGAYTKIKLKGGIKNLLTEKELFIDSLYYNTSTIRDDIKNFINESELGITIPKKTSIIGQLDGSLENIKGNASLNSSMGSISIKGNYKNKNTISIDGNLETSKFQLQKLLNNEQLGSISISAKVSGSGTSLNTLNATFISDFDQLTYNKYDFSNLELDGQITKGKGNINAQFKDDNLNLLIDTKVELDSVSPKINGLVNVKGADLNGLGITQELIKTQLKLFIDFEGNTDNFTFTSNVTDALVVKENEPYSVNDINISASSNELQTKASVHSRFLEANLSADANISKITSSIQSQLKSYISASVVRDTIRKPLAMKMQVTLREKPILSDVFLPGIKKMDSITAIINFIEEKEKLTASIKVPSIQYDNSSIDSLNLTINGDRKDLNFSLGWKNILSDPIHVNKTSIDGVLKDQTLLLDFGTNNETDEIARLRSELRLKNDTLYYRINPASVIFDKNPWSISENNQITIAKNYLSFRDFQLSQNQQRLKISSNDPAIDKEHINIEFQQFYLSTFTSILSNDEILANGLVNGELTIEKPFDETGLIADIAIDNLEVTEIPLGDLTLNATSKSFKNYDLALKLNGENAKLRLDGDYKASDKGANINLDFNLEELNIKVVEKFIDDQISDTRGKITGNAKITGTTQDPEYDGIFHFEKTSLLVNALNTRFTLAEENIQIDNSGLFLNDFTIADENKNTFSLNGKIETETLNNPTFDLKLQTKNFQILNATREDNDLFYGKVKITADLDINGDLNVPKIRGNLAIDEGSDFTLIIPESELDIKEREGIVVFVNRENPDAIITRVEEDQFSTALLRGYDVNTRLKIDKGSVFKIIIDERSKDNFQISGKGEFKFGMEPNGRTTLSGRYDISDGHYEVSLYNIVKRRFKIAPGGSITWLGDPLDAKLDVTAIYEVETSASSLMSAKTSGESAGVVNQFRQKLPFLVYLNVDGELLEPAISFQLDMPEEEQGSLGGEVYGQVQQLNNQEEELNKQVFSLLVLNRFFPQSGSDGSNGGAVSIARDNVNKVLSGQLNNFSDKLIGDTGIELGFGLNSFTDYQGDSAQNRTQLEISAQKRLFNDRLIVQVGSDVDIEGSSQNSEESTPVIGNVSLEYLLSKNGRYRLKGFRKNEFESVIDGQLVVTGIALIFNREFNKFKELFSKSVAKEIDNQKTTNKKKN; encoded by the coding sequence GTGAACAAAAAAAAGAAGAAAAAATATCGATGGTTAAAACTACTATCCAAAATAGCTACTAGCATCCTCTTTATATTTATTCTTTTAATTCTATTTATAAGAAGTCAATGGGGTCAAGACATTATTGTAGATAAATTAGTCTCTTACATATCGGATAAAACCGGAACTGTTGTCAATATCGACAAAGCCTACATTACATTTTCTGGAAATATTCTTTTAGAAGATGTTTACATAGAAGATCAAAAGCAAGACACACTGCTATTTTCTAAAAAATTAGAGGCTTCTATAGCACTAATGCCACTGATTAGAGGAAAAAGATACCATCTTAAGTCTTTAGACTGGACTGGTGTGAAAGCAAATATTGTCAAAACACAGGAAACTGCTTCGTTTAACTTTAATTTTATAGTCGAGGCTTTTACATCCAATAATGATTCCATATCACAACCAAAAGATTCCACACAAACTGTTCCTATAAAAATTGGAAATATTGCGTTAAGCGATTTTGATGTTATTTTTCTAGACGAAAATTCGGGAATCGATAGTAGTTTCAACCTAGGTACTCTAGAAGTAGCGGTAGAAGATTTTGACTTAGAGTCGATGTTTTTTGAAATCGATGAATTAGAATTCACGAATTCAATTATCAATTATAATCAAACGAAACCAATCATATCAGATACTATCACCAGTGACGATCCGCTGCCTGTTATAAAAATTAATGCTCTTAAAATTCAAGATGTAAAAACTAATTATAAGTCAATACCCGAAAAAAACACATTGATTTCAGATTTGAGCGAGTTAATAATCGAATCTGGTACTTTGGATCTGGAGAAACAAGATTTTCAAATCGACGTTTTAACACTCAATAATTCAAAAATTTCATATACAGATCTAAATAAAAGAGTAAATGATACTGTCTCTAAAGCTCCTATTACTTTTCAATGGCCTAAAATAAAAATGAAAGCTGATCTGCTATCCTTACAAAATAATTACATACAATATATAGCCAATCCTAATATTAAAAACACTTCAGGGTTTAATCCTAATCATATTGCACTAAAATCTTTAACACTGAAAGCCAGTGATTTAAAATTAATTCAAGAAACAGCTAATGTAGACCTAAACAAGCTATCTTTTCGTGATAGAAGTGGATTTATATTACACAACCTGTCTTCTAGTATTCGCATAAATAATACTTCAGGACTTGCTCTTAATGATTTAGTAATCAAAACTAATGAGAGTACTATAAAAGGTGGTATTAATCTAAATTATAATTCGCTTACTGAATTGATCAATACTCCGGAAAAAATAATAATGAATATCAATTTAAATACTATAAATGTTAGCCTTAAAGATTCTTATTATTTACAACCAGATATAGCTAATAATCCTTATATAGATTCTTTAGCTCAGAAAAACATTACAGGTTCCTTACAACTCGATGGAAAAATTTCAAACCTACATACCGAAGAAACTAATTTGAACTGGGGAGCATATACTAAAATTAAATTGAAAGGAGGAATAAAAAACCTTCTTACCGAAAAAGAGCTTTTTATTGATAGTCTGTATTATAATACCAGTACAATACGTGATGATATAAAGAACTTTATAAATGAATCAGAATTGGGGATAACCATACCGAAAAAGACTTCTATTATTGGTCAACTAGACGGTTCTCTTGAAAATATAAAAGGTAATGCCTCCTTAAATTCATCTATGGGCTCTATCTCAATAAAGGGTAACTACAAGAACAAAAATACCATCTCTATTGATGGAAACCTGGAGACATCTAAGTTTCAACTACAAAAACTATTAAACAATGAACAATTAGGATCCATTTCTATATCAGCAAAAGTTTCTGGTTCAGGAACTTCACTTAACACTTTGAATGCAACATTTATCTCTGATTTTGATCAATTAACCTACAATAAATATGATTTTTCCAATCTGGAATTGGATGGGCAAATTACTAAGGGAAAAGGTAACATCAATGCTCAATTCAAAGATGATAATTTAAATTTATTAATAGATACCAAGGTTGAACTAGACTCTGTATCTCCCAAAATTAATGGATTAGTAAATGTAAAAGGTGCAGATCTAAATGGTTTGGGAATCACTCAAGAACTTATAAAAACGCAGCTTAAACTATTTATAGATTTTGAAGGAAATACAGATAATTTTACATTCACCTCTAATGTCACTGATGCTTTAGTTGTAAAAGAAAATGAACCTTATTCTGTTAATGATATTAACATCAGTGCATCTAGTAATGAGTTACAAACAAAGGCATCTGTACATAGTAGATTTTTAGAAGCAAATTTATCCGCAGATGCTAACATTAGTAAAATAACTTCTTCTATACAGTCTCAGTTGAAAAGCTATATTTCTGCATCTGTGGTAAGAGATACCATTAGAAAACCGCTAGCTATGAAAATGCAGGTTACCTTAAGAGAAAAGCCTATACTTAGTGATGTTTTTCTTCCTGGAATTAAAAAAATGGACTCTATCACAGCTATTATAAACTTTATAGAGGAGAAAGAAAAGCTTACTGCCAGTATTAAAGTTCCTTCTATACAGTATGATAACAGTAGTATAGATAGCCTAAATCTTACGATTAATGGAGACAGAAAGGACTTAAACTTTTCACTTGGGTGGAAGAATATTTTATCCGATCCTATACACGTAAATAAAACTTCTATAGATGGAGTATTAAAAGATCAAACTTTATTACTTGATTTCGGTACAAATAATGAAACTGATGAGATCGCCCGACTACGATCTGAGTTACGTCTTAAAAATGATACCCTATATTATCGTATAAATCCAGCATCTGTAATTTTTGATAAAAATCCTTGGTCTATTTCCGAAAATAATCAAATCACCATAGCGAAAAACTACCTTTCTTTTAGAGATTTTCAATTATCACAAAACCAACAGCGATTAAAGATCAGCTCTAATGATCCTGCAATTGACAAAGAGCATATCAATATTGAATTCCAACAATTTTATCTATCAACTTTTACTTCTATTTTAAGTAATGATGAAATACTAGCGAATGGTTTGGTTAATGGAGAATTGACTATCGAAAAGCCATTTGATGAAACAGGGTTGATTGCAGATATAGCCATTGATAATTTAGAAGTTACAGAAATCCCCTTGGGCGATCTTACATTAAATGCTACATCAAAAAGTTTCAAAAATTATGATTTAGCATTGAAACTAAATGGTGAAAATGCTAAACTACGTCTAGATGGAGATTACAAAGCTTCTGATAAGGGAGCCAATATAAACCTGGATTTCAATCTAGAAGAATTAAATATAAAGGTTGTAGAAAAATTTATAGATGATCAAATTTCTGATACCAGAGGTAAAATTACAGGAAACGCTAAGATTACGGGAACTACTCAAGATCCTGAGTATGATGGAATATTTCATTTCGAAAAAACCAGTTTATTAGTTAATGCACTAAACACTAGGTTTACATTAGCAGAAGAAAATATTCAAATAGATAATTCAGGATTATTTTTAAATGATTTCACGATTGCTGATGAAAATAAAAACACATTTTCTCTTAATGGAAAAATAGAAACAGAAACTCTTAATAACCCTACTTTTGATTTAAAATTGCAAACTAAAAACTTTCAAATATTAAATGCTACCAGAGAGGATAATGATCTGTTTTATGGTAAAGTAAAAATAACCGCAGATTTAGATATTAATGGTGACCTAAATGTTCCAAAAATTAGAGGTAATCTGGCCATAGATGAGGGATCAGATTTTACCTTAATAATTCCAGAATCCGAACTCGATATAAAAGAAAGAGAAGGAATAGTCGTTTTTGTCAACCGAGAAAATCCTGATGCCATTATTACCCGTGTAGAAGAAGATCAATTCTCTACTGCCTTATTAAGAGGGTATGATGTTAATACTAGATTAAAAATTGATAAAGGATCTGTTTTTAAAATAATCATTGATGAACGTAGCAAGGACAACTTCCAGATTTCAGGTAAAGGTGAATTCAAATTTGGTATGGAACCAAACGGCAGAACAACCTTATCTGGACGCTATGATATAAGCGATGGACATTATGAAGTTAGTTTATATAATATTGTAAAAAGGCGATTTAAAATTGCACCTGGCGGTTCTATCACCTGGCTCGGTGATCCATTAGATGCTAAATTAGATGTAACTGCTATTTATGAAGTAGAAACGTCTGCCTCTTCTTTAATGTCTGCTAAAACATCCGGAGAATCCGCTGGGGTGGTAAATCAGTTTAGACAAAAACTTCCGTTTCTGGTATATCTCAATGTAGATGGAGAGCTCCTAGAACCAGCAATTTCTTTTCAACTAGACATGCCAGAAGAAGAACAAGGATCCTTAGGAGGAGAAGTTTATGGACAAGTACAACAACTTAATAATCAAGAAGAAGAACTAAATAAGCAAGTTTTTTCACTTTTAGTCTTAAATAGATTTTTTCCTCAATCCGGAAGTGACGGTAGCAACGGAGGTGCGGTTTCTATTGCCAGAGACAATGTAAATAAAGTATTATCAGGGCAACTCAATAACTTTTCAGATAAATTGATCGGGGATACCGGAATAGAGTTAGGATTTGGTCTTAATAGTTTTACAGATTATCAAGGAGATTCTGCTCAAAATAGAACTCAATTAGAAATTAGTGCACAAAAACGATTATTTAACGACAGATTGATCGTGCAAGTAGGAAGTGATGTAGATATCGAAGGTAGCAGTCAAAATAGTGAAGAAAGTACTCCTGTAATCGGCAATGTAAGTTTAGAATATCTATTATCGAAAAACGGTAGATATCGTCTCAAAGGTTTTAGAAAAAATGAGTTCGAAAGTGTAATTGACGGTCAATTAGTTGTCACAGGAATCGCACTAATTTTCAACAGAGAATTTAACAAATTTAAAGAGTTGTTTTCTAAATCTGTGGCAAAAGAAATTGACAATCAAAAAACTACAAACAAAAAGAAAAATTAA
- a CDS encoding BamA/TamA family outer membrane protein, with product MNKNILYIIVSIILLYSCGVKRFIPEDEVLYTGASITLQSEEEIKNLKAIEEQLELVLRPKPNTKILGIKLGLYAYYKNQKENPGFINKFLFKNFGEKPVYLSDVDISKVTELIGNRLENRGFFRSYIDSEVTTDTIKSFIKYTAEIKKPYLLQTYQLDSIKYPIGKDIKALVASSPIKKEDRFDLALFELERERIDKSLKSKGYYNFNADFLIFEADTNQYKNKRFDLFLRLKKEVPEKSLVPYKINKINVFPNYSIETDSIVKDTVTYSDINFIQNKEYFKPKRLEPYILFEKGQLYNPTISKRTSNRLSSIGTYKFVNIEYNVLDTGTNGVGTGDLTANIYLSPLNKRAIRAELQAVSKSNNFTGPNLLLTYANRNLFSGGETLNITASLGYETQLSGSENQGLSSTQIGLKSDLIFPRLLFPIRIMDRFKYAVPKTIISTGFEYLNRSKLYSLNSVNASFGYSWNANRFVNHELNPISINYVNLSNTTQEFEDILDENPFLKSSFDQQFIAGLTYSFTYNELNDSSISNAIYFNANFDIAGNTISLFGKSEEETESGSFLGLEYAQYVKADIDFRYHFSLGNDQKLVARLFGGWGLAYGNSTTLPFSKQYFAGGPFSVRAFRIRSLGPGTYRPNDQDSGSFFDRSGDIRLEANLEYRFPIIPYLKGAVFADAGNVWLMKENDALSGGKFSSNFLNELGIGAGVGLRVDIQNFVIRFDLAAPLNDPSEEEQSFNFDIANPILNFAIGYPF from the coding sequence TTGAATAAGAATATACTATATATAATCGTCTCGATCATTCTTTTATATTCCTGCGGAGTAAAAAGGTTTATTCCTGAAGATGAAGTTCTATATACCGGTGCATCCATTACACTACAATCTGAAGAAGAGATCAAGAATCTTAAAGCTATTGAAGAACAGTTAGAATTAGTTTTGCGACCAAAACCAAATACTAAAATTTTAGGTATCAAACTCGGATTGTATGCGTACTACAAAAATCAAAAAGAAAATCCAGGATTTATCAATAAATTCTTATTTAAAAATTTCGGAGAAAAACCCGTCTATCTTTCTGATGTGGATATATCAAAAGTGACCGAATTAATTGGCAATCGATTAGAAAATAGAGGTTTTTTCAGAAGTTATATCGATTCAGAAGTTACTACTGATACTATCAAATCATTTATAAAGTATACTGCAGAAATTAAAAAACCATATCTATTACAAACCTATCAACTAGATTCTATAAAGTATCCTATTGGTAAAGATATTAAAGCATTAGTAGCTAGCAGCCCAATTAAAAAAGAAGATCGTTTTGATCTTGCTCTGTTTGAGTTAGAAAGAGAACGAATTGATAAATCGTTAAAATCAAAAGGATATTACAACTTCAATGCTGATTTCTTGATTTTTGAAGCAGATACTAATCAATATAAAAATAAACGTTTTGATTTGTTTTTAAGATTAAAAAAAGAAGTGCCCGAAAAATCTTTGGTGCCATATAAAATTAATAAAATCAATGTTTTTCCAAACTATTCTATAGAAACAGATAGTATTGTTAAGGATACTGTGACATACTCTGATATTAATTTTATTCAGAATAAAGAATATTTCAAACCCAAAAGACTGGAACCCTACATTCTATTTGAAAAAGGACAATTATACAACCCCACTATTTCTAAAAGGACTAGTAATCGTTTATCATCTATTGGAACCTATAAATTTGTAAACATTGAATATAATGTTCTTGATACTGGTACGAATGGTGTCGGAACGGGTGATTTAACAGCTAATATATATTTATCCCCCTTAAACAAACGAGCTATCAGAGCAGAATTACAAGCTGTTTCTAAATCAAATAATTTCACAGGACCTAACCTTCTACTCACATACGCTAACAGAAACCTTTTCAGTGGAGGAGAAACTTTAAATATAACGGCATCTCTAGGATACGAAACTCAATTATCAGGATCAGAAAATCAAGGTCTTAGCAGTACACAAATTGGATTGAAATCGGACCTTATATTTCCGAGGTTGTTATTTCCTATCCGGATTATGGATCGATTCAAATATGCTGTTCCTAAGACAATAATTAGCACAGGATTCGAATATCTTAACAGAAGCAAATTATACAGCCTAAATTCAGTAAATGCCAGCTTCGGATATAGCTGGAACGCCAATCGTTTTGTGAATCATGAACTGAATCCAATAAGTATTAACTATGTAAATCTTTCTAACACGACACAAGAATTTGAAGATATCCTAGATGAAAATCCTTTCTTAAAAAGTAGTTTTGATCAACAGTTTATAGCAGGACTCACCTACTCGTTTACATATAATGAGCTTAATGATAGTTCTATTAGTAATGCTATTTATTTTAATGCCAATTTTGATATTGCAGGAAACACTATTAGCCTTTTTGGCAAAAGTGAAGAAGAAACAGAATCTGGTTCATTTTTGGGCTTAGAATACGCACAATACGTTAAAGCTGATATAGATTTTAGATATCATTTTAGTTTAGGGAACGATCAAAAACTGGTAGCTCGTTTATTCGGTGGATGGGGATTAGCGTATGGTAATTCTACTACATTACCTTTTTCGAAACAATATTTCGCAGGAGGACCTTTTAGTGTAAGAGCTTTTAGAATACGATCACTTGGCCCCGGAACCTATAGACCTAATGATCAAGATTCCGGATCCTTTTTTGATAGATCAGGGGACATCCGATTAGAGGCGAATTTAGAATACAGATTTCCTATAATTCCTTATCTAAAAGGTGCTGTTTTTGCAGATGCAGGAAATGTATGGCTAATGAAAGAAAATGATGCACTATCCGGAGGTAAATTTTCATCAAACTTTCTAAACGAATTAGGTATTGGAGCAGGTGTTGGCTTGCGGGTAGATATCCAAAATTTTGTAATCCGATTTGATCTGGCGGCTCCATTAAATGATCCTTCAGAGGAAGAACAAAGTTTTAATTTTGATATTGCTAACCCTATATTAAATTTTGCAATAGGATATCCTTTCTAA
- a CDS encoding VOC family protein codes for MNLNQITVPSIDVAQSISFYEKLGLRLIVKALPHYARFECKEGDATFSIHQVEELPEGDGVYVYFETTQLDQEVERLIEDGVDFDQLPIDQSWLWREARLKDPDGNQIILYFAGDNRKNPPWRIQE; via the coding sequence ATGAACCTAAATCAAATTACTGTCCCTTCTATAGATGTTGCACAATCTATTTCTTTCTATGAGAAACTAGGTTTGCGATTGATTGTAAAAGCGTTGCCTCATTATGCACGTTTCGAATGTAAAGAAGGAGATGCTACTTTTTCTATTCATCAGGTTGAAGAATTGCCAGAAGGTGATGGTGTTTATGTATATTTTGAAACCACACAATTAGATCAGGAAGTAGAACGATTAATTGAAGATGGAGTGGATTTTGATCAATTGCCAATCGATCAAAGCTGGTTGTGGAGAGAAGCAAGGCTTAAAGATCCTGATGGAAATCAAATCATTTTGTATTTTGCTGGAGACAATAGAAAGAATCCACCTTGGAGGATTCAAGAATAA
- a CDS encoding proline dehydrogenase family protein — MKEHTLFDNTETAFTLKSDSELERAYFLFKMIANEPLVRIGTAVTNFALKAHLPVQGLIRATVFDHFCGGVDEEDCLQVVDKMYAKGRVSSVLDYSVEGKEEEEQFDHVLHKIMKILDFVDQKEAIPFAVFKPTGFGRFLLWQKKTEGIPLSSDEEKEWSRIEDRFDQVCKKAYECDVPLLIDGEESWMQDAADELVAKMMAKYNKEKAIVYNTLQLYRHDRFEYLKKLQQQAKESGFKIGMKIVRGAYMEKENDRAEEKGYPTPICESKAATDLNFNTTLEYILQNLDDISVFIGTHNEESCYKAIELMRKQQVIKSDHRVWLGQLYGMSDHISFNLAAEGYNVAKYLPFGPVKDVMPYLIRRAEENTSVAGQTTRELDLLSKERRRRKL, encoded by the coding sequence ATGAAGGAACATACTTTGTTTGATAATACAGAAACTGCTTTTACTTTAAAAAGTGATTCTGAACTCGAAAGAGCATATTTTCTTTTTAAAATGATCGCCAATGAACCTCTTGTTCGTATTGGTACTGCGGTTACTAATTTTGCATTAAAAGCGCATTTGCCAGTTCAGGGTTTGATTAGAGCAACGGTTTTTGACCATTTTTGTGGAGGTGTGGATGAAGAGGATTGCTTGCAAGTAGTAGATAAAATGTATGCCAAAGGTCGAGTTTCTTCTGTGTTAGATTATTCCGTAGAAGGCAAAGAAGAAGAAGAACAATTTGATCACGTATTACATAAAATAATGAAAATTCTGGACTTTGTTGATCAAAAAGAAGCAATTCCTTTTGCGGTTTTTAAACCAACTGGTTTTGGAAGATTTTTGCTTTGGCAAAAGAAAACAGAAGGAATACCATTATCTAGTGATGAGGAAAAAGAATGGAGCAGGATAGAGGATCGTTTTGATCAAGTATGTAAAAAGGCCTATGAATGTGATGTTCCTTTATTGATCGATGGAGAGGAAAGCTGGATGCAGGATGCCGCTGATGAGTTGGTAGCTAAAATGATGGCAAAATATAATAAAGAGAAAGCAATTGTATATAACACACTACAGCTGTATAGACACGACAGATTTGAATACCTAAAGAAATTACAACAGCAAGCTAAGGAGTCAGGTTTTAAGATCGGAATGAAGATCGTGCGAGGCGCGTATATGGAAAAAGAAAATGATCGCGCGGAAGAAAAAGGATACCCAACACCAATTTGCGAAAGTAAAGCAGCTACAGATCTTAATTTTAATACTACTCTGGAGTATATATTACAAAACCTGGATGATATTTCTGTATTTATAGGAACTCATAATGAAGAGAGCTGTTATAAAGCGATCGAATTGATGAGAAAACAACAAGTAATTAAGAGTGATCATAGAGTGTGGTTAGGACAATTATATGGAATGAGTGATCACATAAGTTTTAATCTCGCGGCAGAAGGCTATAATGTAGCGAAATACCTTCCTTTTGGTCCTGTGAAGGATGTTATGCCTTATCTGATACGTAGAGCAGAAGAAAATACTTCGGTAGCTGGTCAAACTACGAGAGAACTAGATTTATTATCTAAGGAAAGAAGAAGAAGAAAGTTGTAA